TCTCGACGCAAAATGGAACGCTCTTGGAGGGTACGGCGAATGCCTAATGTGGTGGTTTCCTGGAATACGATTGTTTCACAGGTAGTAATTTGAGCGGGTGGACAAATGACGGTTAATAGTACGCCTAGGCGGGATTTTTTCATCATGATCGGTTGGGTAAAGACATCTAATGCTCCCGCAGCAAAGAGTCGATCGCAGCAATAGCCGATCGCCTGGGGACTAAGATCGTCAATTTGAGTCTCCAACACCGCTATCTGCTCTAAACCCTCCTGCTCTCCTGGAGAACCCACCCACAAACGGACTAAATTGGGTAGCGGTAACTGGGCCGATCCTGCTCCTAATCCTACCTTTTCTAACTGCATGGAGGGAACAGAACCGAAGCTGGTGGCTAATGTAGTGGAGATCGCCGCTCCTGTCGGGGTAACCAACTCCCGCTTAATACCATTACTGTAAACGGGAACCTGGGCCATTTCCCACAACTTCAACACCGCTGGAGCGGGAACCGGTAAAATGCCATGAGCTGCCTTCACCGTACCCCCTCCCGTCGGTAGTGCCGAACAAAATAGGCGATCGATCCCCAGCCACTCCAATCCCAAACAAGTCCCCACAATATCCACTAAAGCATCCGTTGCCCCCACCTCATGAAAATGAACTCGCTCCGGTTCAATTCCATGAACTGCCGCTTCAGCTAAAGCCAAACGTTGAAAAATCGCTAAACTGCGCTCTTCCACTCGTGGCGCAAGTTTAGCCTCCTCAATCATTTTTACAATTTCCGGTAAATGGCGGCTGCCGTGGGGATGATCGTGATGATGATGATGATGATCGTGGGAATGCATCAGATCCACATGCACCTTCGTCCCCACTTGACCCTGATGAGTAACTTTTTCAGAGTGTAACTGATACTCATCCTCAATCTGTAAGGATTTTAATTCCTCTTGCAGGTATTCTAGAGGAACTCCCGCATCCACCAGA
This window of the Roseofilum reptotaenium CS-1145 genome carries:
- the larC gene encoding nickel pincer cofactor biosynthesis protein LarC, which codes for MNKIGYLDCPTGLAGDMCLGALVDAGVPLEYLQEELKSLQIEDEYQLHSEKVTHQGQVGTKVHVDLMHSHDHHHHHHDHPHGSRHLPEIVKMIEEAKLAPRVEERSLAIFQRLALAEAAVHGIEPERVHFHEVGATDALVDIVGTCLGLEWLGIDRLFCSALPTGGGTVKAAHGILPVPAPAVLKLWEMAQVPVYSNGIKRELVTPTGAAISTTLATSFGSVPSMQLEKVGLGAGSAQLPLPNLVRLWVGSPGEQEGLEQIAVLETQIDDLSPQAIGYCCDRLFAAGALDVFTQPIMMKKSRLGVLLTVICPPAQITTCETIVFQETTTLGIRRTLQERSILRRELRTLETPYGSVQIKLAWRGDQLSNLQPEYEDCAQLARQHNLPWRQIHQTALELALQQFDLSTINIHSGKSVTHG